The DNA segment CGGGCCAGCGCGTTGCCGAATCATCGTTCATCCGCGCCTGATCGCTTTGGCTGATTCGCCGCGCGGCCTGGTGCTGCTGTTTAGCGAAATTGCCATCGACAAAGGTGTTGTGCACCCGCCCCTGATCATCGACCCAGGTCAAGTACTTGCCGTTGCTGGCCTGCACCGAGGCCAGACCAACGAGAGTTAGGAGCAGCAGTAGGCTACGCATATCAGAAGGTGGTCCGATAAGTCAGCGCCAGCACATAAGCCTTGACGCTGGTTTCGACATCGAGATCGGCATAGGGGTTGTAGACCATGCTGTCGATATCCGAGCAGTTGATGTTGCAACTGGAGCGTGCCGGAATGCTCTGCTTGCTGACCAGATAGTTGAAGCCGATATCGATCACCGTGTCCTTGTCCCAACGATAACCAGCGCCGAGCCCGTACAGCTGAGCATCGCCCAACGGCGCAAGAATATCCGCCTTATTGCCTGGAACGGCCGAAGGCCGCGGCTCATAGCCGACACGCAGGCTCAGGCGCTCATTGAGCTCATATTCGACACCAACTGCCCAGCTCCACACCGACTCGTAGTCACGATCGAGGGTGATGGTGGTCGCCGTGGCATTGTCCGGTGAGAACAGACTGGCGATCTTAAGCACATCCAGGGGCTGGTCGAACTCCAACTCGAACTTCTCCCAAGCCTTGTAGTCGGTCCACTTCAGGTCGAAGTTGATCTGCCATTGCGGATGCGGCTTGAGCTTGATCCCACTGGCGAAATGCGCCGGATAGGTCAGATCCATGGAGACGTTGCCCCTCTCCTCGTCGAACACCCCATCCGGGGTGATGCTGTTGAAGATCGCGCCGATCAGCGAGCTGTCTAGGCCCTGCCAAAAGCCCTGCCAGTCCTGCGAGTAGTCGACCCGGTACTGGCCCTGCAGATGCATCTTGGCCTCGCTCTGATACACCGCGCCGAGGGCGAACCAGTCGCTCGGCTCCCAGAGAAAACCGACGTTCCAGGTCGGCGACAAGGACTGTTGCATGTCCACATCGATGTTGGCGATATCGGTAAAGGGCCCCAGATCACCGCCACAAATGTTCAGCAGCACCTCGAACGGGTTGCCATCGACGGTGCACAGCGCATCCTGGGCCACGCCGGTGAAACCAGTGAGCACACCGGGGGCGCGGAAATCCTGGTTGAGCGCTACCGCCTGATGGGAAAAGCCGATCGACAACCCGAGTGACAGTTCGTCATTCATCTGGTAACCCAGCGAGGGCGAAAAGTAGGTCAAGCGCTGCAGCACCACTTCCTTACCCTGGTAGCGCGCCGGATCGTTGTCATCGCGAGAATAACCCAGCGCCTGCGGGGTGTAGACGTTGGTGGCGAAGGTGAACTTCGAGCCCGGCGGATTGATCGACAAGCCCGCCAGCGGCGCGAACAACAGCGGCACCTCGGTCGCGCCGCCCAACCCCGGCAAATACATGGCCGACGTCGTGGTGCGGCTGGAACTGTTGGCGACTGGATCGTCGTTCAGACCGAGAAAGTTGCTGCCGTAACCGGGCGGTGCGTTGAAGTCGGCACGAATGTCCATCACCCCGGCGATGAACTTGACGGTGGTCTGCCGGCCTTTCAGTTTAGTCAGGGCCGCGGGGTTGTAATGCACCGCGTCGATACCGCTGAAATCCGCGGTAATCGCGTTGCCCATGGCCATCGCCTTGGGGTTGCCGATGGTCAGGTTCTGCGCCAGTTGCGCCTGCGCGACCCCCATCCAGAGCATGCCGATCCCGGCAATCGCCCGCGCCAGCGGCGAAATACGCATA comes from the Pseudomonas cavernicola genome and includes:
- a CDS encoding outer membrane protein transport protein; translation: MTMRISPLARAIAGIGMLWMGVAQAQLAQNLTIGNPKAMAMGNAITADFSGIDAVHYNPAALTKLKGRQTTVKFIAGVMDIRADFNAPPGYGSNFLGLNDDPVANSSSRTTTSAMYLPGLGGATEVPLLFAPLAGLSINPPGSKFTFATNVYTPQALGYSRDDNDPARYQGKEVVLQRLTYFSPSLGYQMNDELSLGLSIGFSHQAVALNQDFRAPGVLTGFTGVAQDALCTVDGNPFEVLLNICGGDLGPFTDIANIDVDMQQSLSPTWNVGFLWEPSDWFALGAVYQSEAKMHLQGQYRVDYSQDWQGFWQGLDSSLIGAIFNSITPDGVFDEERGNVSMDLTYPAHFASGIKLKPHPQWQINFDLKWTDYKAWEKFELEFDQPLDVLKIASLFSPDNATATTITLDRDYESVWSWAVGVEYELNERLSLRVGYEPRPSAVPGNKADILAPLGDAQLYGLGAGYRWDKDTVIDIGFNYLVSKQSIPARSSCNINCSDIDSMVYNPYADLDVETSVKAYVLALTYRTTF